CGCCGCGGTCGACGCGATCCGGCCCACGCCCACCGTGGGGCTCGACGTCCTGCCGGCCGGGGCCTCCCTCGGCGGGGCGAACATCGCCCTCGCCCAGGAGCTCGGGCGGGACACGCGGCTCCGGTCGGCCCTGGTCGACGTCCGCGGGTACGACGAGGTCCTCATCGACTCGGGGCCGTCGCTCAACCTGTCGACGATCAACGTCCTGACCGCCGCCACGGAAGTCGTCGCGCCGGTCGACGCCGCGATGTACGCCGTGCTCGGCCTGGTGGACCTCAGGCGGGCCGTGGAGGAGATCCGCGACGCCTACAACCCCGGCCTCAGGCTCGCCGGCCTGGTGCTGTGCAAGGCCCGCAAGGACGCTACCAGCCGCGACGTGGAACGCCAGCTCCGCGAGACGTTCGGCGCGCTGGTCCACAAGGCCACGATCCCGCTCTCAGCCGCCGTCGAGGCCGCCCACGCCCGCGGCCTGACGATCCTTGACCACGCGCCGAAGTCGCCCGCCGCGACGGCGTTCGAAGCCCTGATCGACGAGGTGCTGTCCCATGGCCGATCCGAAGAAACCGAGCATGCTCGCCGGCGTCCTGGAACGCGAGAAGACGCAGCCTAAGCCGTTCGAGCCCGAGGTCGAGGAGCCGGTCGAGGCCGAGCCGAGCCCGTCGAAGGGCAGGGGGGGCGCCGCGTCCGCCAAGGCCCGCGCCGCCGCCCCGTCGGCGAAGCGCATCAAGCCGCGGACCATCCACCTGCCGGACGACCTGTTCGAGCGGATCCTGGTGCAGTCACACCGCCGCGGCCGGACCATCTCCGAATACGTCGCGGCGCTGCTGGACCGCCACGTTCCGGACCATCGCGTGGTCCGGTCGTCGGGGTCGGCCGAGTCGGAGGACGCGGCCTGAAGCGTCGCCGCCCAGGCCGCGTCCGTGCGACTCGTCAGGACGGTCGAGTCGTGAAGATCTCCAGAGAGTAGCCGGCCGTTATCGTCGACATGCCCGGCGCCTGGAATGCGCCCCCGGCACCATTCTGAGAGGCAACGACCCAGGGGGTCCCCGCGGCGTCGCCGTTCGGGAGGTAGCCTGCGGCCGGCAGTGCGCCTACGGCCTGGATGTCGACCACCCTGAAGATGACGGACGGGGTGGCGCCTCCGGTGATGGCGCAAGTCCAGGTGACGGTTTGGGCACCATTGACGACCGTGCCGCTGGGGCTCGCGGCGAAGGGCGTCCCGTTCCCGACGGTGATCGTCACGCCGAGGTTGGTGCCGCCAATCACCAGATTAGGGGTCGCGAGCCGGGCTTGGGCGTTGAAGATGGCGATGCCGGAGCCGTGGAATTCGTAGCTGTAGGTCTGACGCACGAAGGCGGCCGGGATGGCGCCCGTGGTGCTGGCCAGGCGGTAGCCCCGATTGAAGTCGGTCCCGGCCCCCGCGGGCAGGAAGCCGAAGCCGCCCGACACGATGCATTGGGTGGCCGCGGTGAAGCTCGCCGCGCCCGAGCCTACGGGGCCCGAGGGCGATCCAGGGTTGGCCGCGTCGACGACCGAAGTGGTCGCCTGCGAGATCGCCGTGAGCGTGCCGGCGCCGATGGTGCCGCCGGCCGTCGAGCTCTGGACCCCGAACACCGGCGTACCGCCGTTGACCCATGCGTTCACCCCGTCTGGGGGGGAGTTCGGAAAGGCGGGAGGCCGGCGATAGATGGCCGGCGCGGTGAGTGCTCGGCTCTCGAGCCGGCCGTATCCCGACCGGGCCGACCAGTCGGGGGAGAACTTCACCTCGCGTCGCTTCGCCTTGGGTCGTCCCGTCAGCAGCTTCATGGCGCACCGCCTCTCTGGAGATGGGGAGAGTCGCAACCAATCCGGCCACCCACGAATAATGAAGTGCTTCATGAGTGGAAGCGGAAGATTAGTGGGGCGGGGGGGGCGCTGCAATAAAAAAGCGTGGTGCGGCCGAAGATATCCGTCGCGTCCACGTGGCGGGGCTCGACGCGGGCCCCGACGCCGCGATTGACGGACTCGCGGGCGACCGCCACGTCCAGCGTCGAGGCGGATCGGCGGCCGAGCATCCACTGCGCGATGACGGGCCTGGACCGCCCCGAGCTGGTCGAGCAGCTCGTCGACGCGCACCTGCGGCGTTACGTGGCGAGCGACCGCGGGGGAGGGGACTCGGCCGGGGAAGTCGACGGGGGGGCCGCGTGAATCACGTGATGCGAAGCGCGCGACTCGACGTCGCGACGGTGACGAGGGTCGGGCGAGGCGGACCGGCGTGCATCGAATCGGATCGACGGAGCCGATCTCAGGCGGCCGACCGCGTCGGGGCGCTGCGTCGGGGGCCGATCGTCGCCGGGTTCGAGCGTCGGCTCCATGACGCCGAGCCATCGATGCGCCTGGTCCTGGGCGTCGCCGAGCTCGGCGATCGCGTCGGCGCACCGGGCCCGAATGCTCTCGCAGTGGGCGCGGGCCAGGAGCCGATCGCCGCCGAGCCGGAGAAGGCGTCCCTGGGCGTGCTCGAGGCGGCGCAGGAGGGTTCGCGACAGCCCCCGCAGGCGGGCGATACGGGCGTGGACCTCCACCATTCGGGCCGCGGAGGCGCCGTTCGGCGCCGAACAATCGTTCATCGTCGGACCTCCTTCGAGGCGTGCATCCGAACCGGCGCGACGTTGCGCCTGGAAGAAAGCCTAGGCCGCAAACGCAGGCGGGGTGGGCGGCGCCGGACTTTCATCCGCCGGCCGTCCGCGACGATGCGCGGGACAGCACGGGCTTGAGCCGGCGTCTCCGACGTGCTCCCCTGGATGGCCGGGGACCCGTCTCGCACCCAGGAGCCGACGCATGGCAACGCGATATGAGATCGTCGTCCGATCGGACGACGGCAGGCACCTGGCCAGCGCGATCTACCATGCGCCGGTCGACGTCGCCGCGGTCGGAGACTCGGTGGCCCTCGGCGACCACAAGATATCCGTCCTGTCCCGCGAATTCGTCTACACGAAGGACGAAGAGATCCTGGTGGTGAACCTGATCGGCCGGACGATCGAAGCTCGGGAACCGAAGGCGGGCGTAGGCGGCGCCTGGATTCCGTGACCCCCCCCTGAAACGCGGGGTCGATCGTGGCGACGCCGTCAAGCCGGCGGACCGGTCCGGCGTCCCCGGCCGTCGCGCCGGCCCTCGGACGGATCCACGAAGCCCTGGGCCTCGCGCCCGAGTCGCAGCAGGACGATGCCGAGGGCTATCGGTCCGCCCTCCCCATGATCCGGCCGAAGGCGCGATCCTGGGCGTCGATCCACGAGACGCCGACGGTCGTCGGCCACTCCGTCCCGAGCGCCCAGATCAGGTCGTGGGAATCGGAAGTCCCCTCCGCCAGCGGCGAGAACGCCGGCTGGCCGGCCGCCCAGCCGGCGTGCCCTCGCGCGGGCTCTCCATCGAAGGTGACGATGATCGATCTCGCGACGCCAGGCCCCTGGTTCTCGACCACGAGCCTCCAAGACTCGCGGCCCACCTCGATGATCTCGGCGGCGACGCTCATGAGTCCTCCGCGCCTGGCGAGGCGGAACGCTTCGAGCCGAGGCCCCCGCGGCGTCGCGGGACGCCCGTCGGCGTCGTCATGACGTGGCAAGGGGAGCGACGCGGTCCTGGACCGTCGCCGCAATTAGGTGTCGACTCCGACCCCTGTCACAGCCTTACGGTACGCCGGCCGCCGTACGTTAATCAAGCAGATTATTATAATTTTAAACGTAAAACTAAATGATCCGACCAGTTCCTGCCCCGCTCCGTCGATCCGCTCGACCTCGATCGGAGGCGCGGCGCCGGCCCCGCGGCTTCGTTCCACGGTCGGATAATCCCCCGCGATTCAAGCCGCCGCATCCTGACGAGGGGTGCAGGGGGCATCGGTCGATAGGCGAGGCCTCGAAGCTGAACGCAATTATTAGTACTTATAATATAAGTCTAATAGACATTGGTGATAGATTGATCGGTCGTCATCCTCGCGGTAGCATGGATTCCCGCCGGCAAGCCGTCTCGCCGTCTCGGTGTGACGTCGGTCCGTGAACTCCAAGAGGCCTCTTCAATGTCATACCGATGCTACTTCGGCCTCGTTGTGGGGATTTCCGCGTTGGGGCTTCTGCTCGTCGAATCCGAGGCCGAGGCCGCGACCATCTATTCCACCCTCGGTCCGAATGACTCGTTTAACAGAAACGCCTCGTCGGCGATTTATGGTCAGGGCGTCCAGGGCAGCGATCACTACAGCGTTGCGGAGCGTTTTACGGTGGGGGGGTCGAGCGACTTCCTGTTCACGTCTGCGGAGCTGGGCGTCTACAGTCGCTCGGGAACTGCATCATTAGGTGTGGTGCTCATGGAAGACCTCGGTGGCCTGCCTGGGGAAACCCTCGAGTCCCTGTCGATCGAGGTCGGTCCGGACGTGCGTCTTCACACGGTCACTTCCACACTCAATCCGCTCCTGGAGGCGGGCCATTCCTATTGGTTGGCGGCCGTGCCTACCAGGGATTTCAATGGTGGGTGGTATGGGAATTCCGAAGGAATCATAGGTCGCCAGGGGATCGACTACCTCGATTTCAACATAGGGTGGCTTGCGATCAGTGCCACCTCCGGCGCTTTCCGAATCTCGGGAAATGCTGCCGCCGTCCCCGAGCCTTCGACCCTGGCGATGTGGGCGACGGCCGCCGCGATGACTGGTTCGATCGTCCTCCGACGTCGTCGCGTCTGAGGTCAAATGAGTCAGGCGGGGACGACGATCGCTCCCGCGGCCTCCGTGGGATCCAGCGCGGGCAGGCCGTGCGCGTGGCCTGCCGAGGGTCGTCGCGTTGATATTCGGCAGCATAGGATCACGACCCCTCGCCGTCGCCCCTCGAACGGGTCCACGCAGCCCCGCGCCTGGGCCTCGCCCGCGAGGTCGTCGACACGCCGCGCGGGGTCGGGCCGCCCTGGCTCGGCCCCGCGGTTCCGTTTCACGCGTCGACGTTCCACGCCGGCGCGACCGTCGCGACCCGCAGCGGGAAACCCAGGATTTACTTATGAAGTGATGAACGTAACATAATATCCGTTATCGGACGCACCGCGGCGGGATAATTCCGCGGGATTCAAGATCATCGTCCCTTGGATTCGGGCGAGCCCGAGAAGAGCTGGACGTTCCCACACCCGTCGCACCGCCTCGCCGGGAGCTTCACGCCGACCTGGAAGAGCTTGCCGACGAGCGAGGCGTCTTCGGGCGTGAAGGCGAGGCCCTGCGCCCCCAGGCTCCCCCAGGTGTACGAATTAGCCCCGCACAGCGGGCAGGGTAGTTCGAACTTCTCGCCTGACTCCATGGGTCCGCCTCCGAAAAGAGCAGCTTGGGACGACGCGGCGCCCGCCGACTTCGCATCGGCGGCGGAATGCTGTTCGTCCGCCCGCCCGCGATATTCAAGCCGCCGCCGCATCCCGCCGAGGGGTCGAGGGGGTATATACCTCGTCACCGTGCTCGCCGAGCTTCCACCTGGCGAGCACGGTGCGGACGAGCTTGGCTTCGGCCGAGATCCTCGCCCCCACCCCCCTGGGCAGCCGGATCGCCTCATGGTGTCGCCTTGAGTGGCTTCTCTTCGGCTTCGGCGTCATCGCGCGTATCGGTCGGCCTCCTGGCGGGCGATCTCCTGCCTTTGCCGCTTCCCCCTCTTGGCGTTCTTCTCGTCCCGCTCGACGTCCCGCCTATGCTCGGCCGTGAGCTTGTCGGGCATAGCCCGACGTTCGGCCCTCGTCAGGGGCTTGGCGGGCTTAAGGGCGTTCCCCGCGGAAACGACGAAACCCCCGCCCGCTGAGCCTCGTAACTGCTCTCCTCTTCTCCCCGACTCCGCCCTGGATTCTCGTGGACGCCGCCCGTCCGTCCGCCTATAAATGGCGAAGTCCGATCATCTCGCCATCCGAACACCCCGCCGAAGCCTCTCCCGGCCTTCGCTCGAGGAGCCTTCAGCGTGACCCCCTCCGAATCGAAGCAAGAAGTCCCCGCCGCTAAGTCCGAACCCTTCCATGCCCGCCGCAGGTGGGGGCGTCAGGTGGGCCGGCTGGACATCCAGGCGTTCGCCGTCGACGACGTCGGCGCGCGGTTGAAGGCGAAGCGGGACCGAAGATGGAAGCCCGAGGAAGGGGCCTGACGAAAGCCTGCGGGCTTCAGCCCCCGCTCCGCCGACGCCCGACGGCCGCGGCGACGCGGGCCTTGGTCACGCCCAGGTGGACGGCCGCGCGGTTGACCGAGCGGAACACGTCGAAGGCCTCGAGGCATCGCGCGTCGAGCTCGGCCCTTTCCGCGGCGTGACGCTCGGCGAGGGAGCGGTAGCGGTTCCGACTGCCGACCGGTCGACCGCTGCGCACCGGCGGCGGCTTCGGAGTCTCCTTGGCCGTCCGCCGCGTGTAGGGCTTCCTCGGCGGCCTGACGACGAGCCCCGCGTAGACCCAGCCGTACTCCGTCCGTAGCCAGTCCTTGGCCTCGGGAGGGATGGCGGCCAGGGTGTGCAGCACGGTCGTCTTGTCCGCGTTGAACACCACGCCGACCTCGCGAAAGCTCCACCCCTTGTCGTGGTAGACCCAACAGTCGTGTCACCAGCCGCCATTTGGATCAGTCGAGCGGTATTCGGGCGTTCATGTCGAGCTCGAAGCGGCCGTACGGGTTCACGTGCTCCCAGATCAGCGGCGTCAACGCGCTCAGGTCACGGGGTCCCGCTTCGTCCCGCTCGGCCCCTTTTTATGGGTTGCGAGGAGTTGCGTTGCGCGGCCCTTTTATGGGGTCAGGTTTCGCGCCCGCGCGCTCGGGCGTCCCAGGCGTCCCATCAAGGGGCGGCGATCGGTACGCCCTTCGTCGTCGAGTCTCGGCG
The Paludisphaera mucosa genome window above contains:
- a CDS encoding ParA family protein — protein: MRRIAFVNLKGGVGKSTCAATIAVGLAKRGRRVLLIDADAQGHATWTVTRGQGGGDVGLGEVLLRHAAAVDAIRPTPTVGLDVLPAGASLGGANIALAQELGRDTRLRSALVDVRGYDEVLIDSGPSLNLSTINVLTAATEVVAPVDAAMYAVLGLVDLRRAVEEIRDAYNPGLRLAGLVLCKARKDATSRDVERQLRETFGALVHKATIPLSAAVEAAHARGLTILDHAPKSPAATAFEALIDEVLSHGRSEETEHARRRPGTREDAA
- a CDS encoding choice-of-anchor R domain-containing protein; its protein translation is MGLLLVESEAEAATIYSTLGPNDSFNRNASSAIYGQGVQGSDHYSVAERFTVGGSSDFLFTSAELGVYSRSGTASLGVVLMEDLGGLPGETLESLSIEVGPDVRLHTVTSTLNPLLEAGHSYWLAAVPTRDFNGGWYGNSEGIIGRQGIDYLDFNIGWLAISATSGAFRISGNAAAVPEPSTLAMWATAAAMTGSIVLRRRRV